One genomic segment of Chitinophagales bacterium includes these proteins:
- a CDS encoding ABC transporter substrate-binding protein codes for MQTIRVGGVPEHFNLPWHLAIENQLFTKEGVNVEWVEYKGGTGQMTKALREHEVDVCVLLTEGVIKDIAEGNPSKIISKYLNTPLIWGVFSGANNPIKYYGEIYDKKYAISRFGSGSHLMPYVDALYKEKTLEKDQFMVIKNLEGALESLSKLQTDVFYWERYTTKPYVDNGILKSLGEFVTPWPCFVITATEKAIAEKTEALKTMLKVLYFVNHQFMTSIDSVPEVSKRYGQKLEDVNNWFHSTEWSTNDIISFKMLENVIYTLHKSKIIEQKIQANDLCYKLL; via the coding sequence ATGCAAACAATTAGAGTAGGTGGCGTACCGGAACATTTTAATTTGCCATGGCATTTAGCTATTGAAAATCAGCTTTTTACAAAAGAAGGCGTCAATGTAGAATGGGTAGAGTATAAGGGCGGTACAGGGCAAATGACTAAAGCCCTAAGAGAACATGAAGTAGATGTTTGTGTTTTGCTTACCGAAGGAGTAATTAAAGATATAGCCGAAGGCAATCCGTCAAAAATTATAAGTAAATATTTGAACACGCCATTAATTTGGGGTGTGTTTTCCGGAGCTAATAATCCTATAAAATATTATGGCGAAATTTACGATAAGAAATATGCTATTAGTCGTTTTGGTTCGGGCTCGCATTTAATGCCTTACGTAGATGCTTTGTATAAAGAGAAAACTCTTGAAAAAGACCAATTTATGGTTATCAAAAATTTAGAAGGAGCATTGGAGTCTTTAAGTAAATTACAAACAGATGTTTTTTACTGGGAAAGATACACTACCAAGCCTTATGTAGATAATGGAATTTTAAAATCGTTGGGAGAATTTGTAACGCCTTGGCCTTGTTTTGTAATAACAGCAACGGAAAAAGCCATAGCCGAAAAAACAGAAGCATTAAAAACCATGCTTAAAGTGCTTTATTTTGTCAATCATCAGTTTATGACTTCAATAGATAGTGTGCCGGAAGTGAGCAAACGCTACGGGCAGAAATTGGAAGATGTAAATAATTGGTTTCACAGTACCGAGTGGAGTACAAATGATATTATTAGCTTTAAAATGCTTGAAAATGTAATTTATACATTGCATAAAAGCAAAATAATAGAACAAAAAATACAAGCTAATGATTTGTGTTATAAACTTCTATAA
- a CDS encoding T9SS type A sorting domain-containing protein, with translation MKQLFTFILMSIYLSATSQTFELVKDIFPGSGNSRPHSLTFYSNKLYFTAGSPNTEEQLWVSNGTEAGTYMLKNINDSINSYPYAYTVLNNKLYFHAFNASTGTELWVSDGTEAGTHILKDIVPGTEGSIFLIQQIIKTNSHIFFSTLSGQLWASDGTMAGTIMVQEFNASSLVLYINSTAILNDRIFFEGNDDVYGTELWVSDGTQSGTYMVKDIASGSGGSSINGLTTFNNKVYFGANGDDNNGDELWVTDGTESGTHIVKDIVPGTASSYPYNFIEYNNKLYFTVSNNNGDDELWVTDGTENGTYFFMDIDPTHSRFYIHKSIIYNNKLYFFVRNYDTGGSYANNSNQLWVTDGTVSGSYPLKEFSHDDWYSSRILDIIIYNNKIYFGANGDDNGHELWESDGTSDGTIKLAPNSSTTYEPLDPNDEMYDFNFQILNGSLYFPANYYNNGYELWKFTTETTAINTIDKSITFNVYPNPTSSLLNITCEEKIDKIEIMDLVGKVVLEQNLNTSQVNIENLPNGIYLLKVYAHKGISSKKIIKK, from the coding sequence ATGAAACAATTATTTACATTTATTTTAATGAGTATTTATTTAAGTGCCACCTCTCAAACATTTGAGCTGGTTAAAGATATATTCCCCGGAAGTGGAAATTCACGACCACATTCGTTGACATTCTACAGTAATAAACTCTATTTTACGGCAGGGAGTCCTAACACAGAAGAACAACTATGGGTTAGTAACGGTACAGAAGCAGGTACATACATGCTGAAAAACATTAATGATTCAATAAATTCTTATCCTTACGCATATACTGTACTTAACAATAAGTTATACTTTCATGCTTTTAATGCCAGTACAGGTACAGAACTATGGGTAAGCGATGGTACAGAAGCAGGTACACACATTTTAAAAGATATTGTTCCGGGAACGGAAGGTAGTATATTTCTAATACAACAAATTATTAAAACAAATAGTCATATTTTTTTTTCTACCTTAAGTGGGCAGTTGTGGGCAAGTGATGGCACTATGGCGGGTACAATTATGGTTCAAGAATTTAATGCAAGTTCTCTTGTTCTTTATATAAATTCTACAGCTATCTTAAATGATAGAATATTTTTTGAGGGAAATGATGATGTTTATGGAACAGAGCTTTGGGTAAGCGATGGAACGCAATCTGGTACTTATATGGTTAAAGATATTGCCTCAGGTTCGGGTGGTTCATCAATTAATGGTTTAACCACATTTAATAATAAAGTCTATTTTGGTGCAAATGGTGATGATAATAATGGAGATGAACTTTGGGTTACAGACGGCACAGAATCTGGCACCCACATTGTTAAAGATATTGTTCCTGGAACTGCATCTTCATACCCATACAATTTTATTGAATATAATAATAAATTATATTTTACAGTAAGTAATAATAACGGAGATGATGAACTTTGGGTTACAGACGGCACAGAAAATGGCACATATTTTTTTATGGATATTGATCCAACACATAGTAGATTTTACATTCATAAAAGTATAATATACAATAACAAATTATACTTTTTTGTTAGAAATTATGATACCGGAGGAAGCTATGCTAATAATAGTAACCAGTTATGGGTTACCGATGGAACAGTAAGTGGTTCTTATCCATTAAAAGAATTTTCGCATGATGATTGGTATTCAAGCAGAATATTAGATATAATTATTTATAATAATAAAATATATTTTGGTGCTAATGGAGATGACAATGGACATGAACTTTGGGAATCTGATGGCACAAGTGACGGAACAATAAAATTAGCACCCAATTCTTCTACTACATACGAACCATTAGATCCCAATGATGAAATGTATGATTTTAACTTTCAAATCCTAAATGGTTCATTATATTTCCCGGCTAATTATTATAATAACGGTTATGAGCTATGGAAATTTACAACTGAAACTACTGCTATAAATACTATTGACAAATCAATAACATTTAATGTTTACCCAAATCCCACTTCTAGTTTATTAAATATAACCTGTGAAGAAAAAATTGATAAGATTGAAATAATGGATTTAGTAGGGAAAGTAGTTTTAGAGCAAAATTTGAATACCAGTCAAGTAAACATAGAAAATTTACCTAACGGTATTTATCTATTAAAGGTTTATGCCCATAAAGGAATATCCAGCAAGAAAATAATTAAAAAATAA